The following are encoded in a window of Solidesulfovibrio magneticus RS-1 genomic DNA:
- a CDS encoding tyrosine-type recombinase/integrase — MGVYQRDSRWMVYWHSNGKRHDKSFGRGELGQAKAEKFDHAVRDALDQGLPVPDPEKVTASVLVPVPAAVQVENPATAPIQDFNQVTGRVPGGMVLSELGSKYLAHMKASGRTEKHIRNIEHLVNHVFIPVLGDKPVDSLSYQENMIPFILHFQGVSSRTGKVRSQYTVNKYCDYLSFIFNFGIDNGFTSVNPLKIWKKPKVQPWDMKLTLDDAKKIMVNAEPHLKWAMEVCFNLGTRPGESELLSLKWEDIDFKASTVRIYASKTKSYRTVPINPEFLKRLEKEQAESQTGYVIEYMGRNLTTIRKAFKNACKRAGITYQTRMYDLRHLFATTLLRKGADLAAVSKMMGHSTVKMTADTYYHYMEGEKERAVNLLPALEVA; from the coding sequence ATGGGCGTCTATCAACGAGATAGCCGGTGGATGGTCTATTGGCATTCCAACGGCAAAAGACATGATAAATCTTTTGGTCGTGGTGAACTTGGTCAAGCAAAAGCTGAAAAGTTTGATCACGCTGTTCGTGACGCACTCGACCAGGGGTTACCGGTTCCTGATCCCGAAAAGGTGACGGCATCGGTCCTGGTACCAGTGCCGGCGGCCGTACAAGTGGAGAACCCAGCTACCGCTCCGATCCAGGACTTTAACCAGGTCACTGGTCGAGTTCCTGGCGGGATGGTCCTGTCTGAGCTTGGATCGAAGTATCTGGCCCATATGAAGGCATCAGGCCGGACAGAGAAGCACATCCGGAACATCGAGCACTTGGTCAACCACGTGTTCATCCCGGTACTCGGCGACAAGCCCGTGGATTCCCTGTCCTACCAAGAGAATATGATCCCGTTCATCCTGCACTTTCAAGGAGTCAGCAGCAGAACGGGAAAGGTCCGGTCCCAGTACACGGTGAATAAGTACTGTGATTACTTGAGTTTCATCTTCAACTTCGGGATAGACAACGGGTTTACCTCCGTTAATCCCTTGAAGATTTGGAAGAAACCCAAGGTCCAACCATGGGATATGAAGCTCACCCTGGACGATGCGAAGAAGATCATGGTCAACGCCGAGCCACATTTGAAGTGGGCGATGGAAGTTTGTTTCAACCTGGGTACTCGTCCTGGTGAATCAGAACTTCTTTCACTCAAGTGGGAAGACATTGACTTCAAGGCTAGCACTGTTCGTATTTATGCTAGTAAAACCAAGAGTTACCGGACAGTTCCGATCAACCCGGAGTTCCTGAAACGTTTGGAGAAGGAGCAGGCAGAGTCCCAGACCGGGTATGTAATCGAGTACATGGGCCGGAACCTGACCACGATTCGGAAAGCATTCAAAAACGCATGCAAACGGGCTGGTATCACCTACCAGACTCGTATGTACGATCTTCGGCACCTGTTTGCGACCACCTTACTTCGCAAAGGTGCTGACTTAGCTGCCGTTTCCAAGATGATGGGTCATTCAACAGTGAAGATGACGGCAGACACCTATTACCACTACATGGAAGGAGAAAAGGAAAGAGCAGTCAATCTATTACCAGCATTAGAAGTGGCATAG
- a CDS encoding diguanylate cyclase: protein MVKKVHFFILTLLIATTFSATTFRKIAHGTERQTLNLTQEEKKFLIEHPKLSMGVGIAFPPFQFVENSYRGFEFKGIAADTIRLLERRLGVTFEPVFNITFDRALELGREGKIDVFPCISWTPERADFLSYTSPYLSYPLVIISRSDGPFIGSVKDLNGLKVAEVKTLSTYSKVKNEFPEVTLDYQFEQDTESMLEAVSLGKAQACIVDLAVASYLINKRGLSNLKVAAPTPWGDNKLAMATPNSMPILKRILQKGLDSITPEEENLIRQKWLRLEYSSLTNPYHVLQWALKLTGLALLIFGIIFWKNRNLKREVEEKVAARELLKQANNYNRSLFEINTDPIMAIDREGVITDANKSTETITGLSRTELIGRKFSSLFTDDQKADQGLQDTLLYSSIKNHELEFTNINGKNTHAIFNFSVFKDETGISTGIFSAARDITERKIMEERLKEMATTDSLTGLNNRQHFLEHSSILFEMAKRHKANLSIALFDIDHFKQVNDTWGHEAGDLVLRELSKLALNCFRSSDIIGRIGGEEFAVIMPETDKEEAILASERFRKLVESTKFEYENDLLNITVSIGIAQFDPNTNTTINDLTKISDDALYTAKANGRNMVFCAKN, encoded by the coding sequence ATGGTCAAAAAAGTTCACTTTTTCATTTTAACGCTGCTAATTGCGACTACTTTTTCTGCAACCACGTTCAGAAAAATAGCACATGGAACTGAAAGACAGACTCTAAACCTGACACAAGAGGAGAAAAAATTTCTAATTGAGCATCCCAAGCTTTCGATGGGAGTAGGAATTGCTTTCCCTCCTTTTCAATTTGTCGAGAACAGCTACAGAGGCTTTGAATTCAAAGGAATAGCTGCTGACACAATACGCCTCTTAGAAAGACGACTTGGAGTTACTTTCGAACCAGTTTTCAACATTACATTTGACAGGGCTCTAGAACTAGGACGAGAGGGCAAGATTGATGTATTCCCTTGCATTTCCTGGACACCAGAGCGGGCAGATTTTTTATCATACACCAGTCCGTATCTGTCCTACCCTTTAGTCATAATTAGCCGGAGTGACGGTCCTTTTATAGGTTCTGTAAAAGATTTAAACGGCCTGAAAGTTGCCGAAGTAAAAACGCTATCAACATATAGCAAAGTAAAAAATGAGTTCCCAGAAGTAACCTTAGACTACCAATTCGAACAAGACACCGAGTCTATGCTAGAAGCCGTTTCTTTAGGAAAAGCCCAAGCTTGTATCGTTGATCTTGCAGTTGCATCATACTTAATAAACAAACGAGGGTTATCAAATCTTAAAGTAGCAGCGCCAACACCTTGGGGTGATAACAAATTAGCCATGGCAACTCCTAACAGTATGCCAATACTTAAAAGAATCCTCCAAAAAGGACTAGACTCAATTACACCAGAGGAAGAAAATTTAATAAGACAAAAATGGCTCCGACTCGAGTACTCCAGCCTTACAAATCCATATCACGTTCTACAATGGGCGCTGAAGCTAACAGGGCTTGCACTCTTGATCTTTGGCATCATTTTCTGGAAAAATAGAAATTTGAAACGTGAAGTAGAAGAAAAGGTAGCAGCTAGAGAACTTTTAAAACAGGCGAACAATTACAACAGAAGTCTTTTTGAAATCAACACAGACCCTATCATGGCAATTGACCGAGAAGGAGTCATAACAGACGCCAACAAATCCACAGAAACAATAACTGGACTAAGCCGCACGGAACTAATCGGGAGAAAATTTAGCTCGTTATTTACTGATGACCAAAAAGCTGACCAAGGGCTTCAGGACACTCTTTTATATTCTTCAATCAAAAATCACGAACTAGAGTTTACGAATATAAACGGGAAAAACACTCATGCTATTTTCAATTTTTCTGTTTTCAAGGACGAAACCGGAATCTCAACCGGTATATTTTCCGCAGCACGCGACATAACAGAAAGAAAGATAATGGAAGAAAGACTTAAAGAAATGGCAACCACCGACAGCTTGACTGGCCTAAACAATAGACAGCACTTCTTGGAACACAGTAGCATTCTTTTCGAAATGGCCAAACGACATAAAGCGAACTTGTCAATAGCATTATTCGACATAGATCACTTCAAACAAGTAAACGACACCTGGGGTCACGAAGCAGGCGATCTAGTTTTGCGAGAACTCAGCAAACTAGCTCTCAATTGTTTTCGTTCATCGGACATTATCGGGCGCATCGGTGGTGAAGAGTTTGCAGTGATTATGCCAGAAACAGACAAAGAGGAAGCGATACTCGCTTCTGAACGTTTTAGGAAACTGGTGGAATCGACAAAATTTGAGTATGAAAACGACCTCCTAAACATCACAGTTAGCATCGGTATTGCACAGTTCGATCCAAATACAAATACGACAATCAACGATTTAACAAAAATTTCAGACGACGCTCTCTACACAGCAAAAGCCAATGGCCGCAATATGGTGTTTTGCGCCAAAAACTAA
- a CDS encoding PAS domain-containing sensor histidine kinase, giving the protein MNLSSDQLHTKCAPPERLSITEVQEERKQLSGHICSSYFDFFPLPLIVLNSHRQIVFSNKAFLDILGINDLGNFLGLRPGEAMGCSYAHVEEAGCGTSTFCRECGALRAVLESMINNSKVQHDCQLLVSYNNESSAKDLRVFVSPWDVENAKYYVVSIVDIEDEKRRKILERIFFHDILNAAGGAKALLDTLFDEVPEESKELMSLVQASLFGLVEEIKKQKQLLALENKEYSLSMITLQGIELINLVANEYRTHPKAYGKRIVVSPNSVNVQVLSDYTLLMRVIINMVINALEATSENGSITLGLDDDGDFAKFWVASRRVIPDHVKVQIFKRSFSTKGLDRGLGTYSIKLLTENYLSGKVGFTSEEPDGTVFWVNIPKCNQGK; this is encoded by the coding sequence ATGAACTTGAGCAGCGATCAGTTACATACAAAATGCGCCCCACCTGAACGTTTAAGCATTACTGAAGTGCAGGAAGAGAGAAAACAGCTTTCTGGGCACATATGCTCTAGCTACTTTGACTTCTTTCCTCTTCCGCTGATTGTTTTAAACAGTCACCGGCAAATAGTTTTCAGCAATAAAGCTTTTTTAGACATCCTTGGCATCAACGACCTAGGCAATTTCCTTGGGCTTCGCCCCGGTGAAGCCATGGGTTGTAGCTACGCCCACGTGGAAGAAGCAGGATGTGGCACTTCTACATTTTGCCGTGAATGTGGTGCTCTCCGAGCAGTATTAGAAAGCATGATTAACAATTCTAAAGTTCAACACGACTGCCAACTTCTGGTAAGCTACAACAATGAAAGCTCGGCAAAAGACCTGAGAGTATTTGTTTCTCCTTGGGATGTTGAAAACGCAAAGTATTATGTTGTCTCAATCGTAGATATAGAAGACGAAAAACGTAGAAAAATACTGGAACGAATCTTTTTTCACGATATTCTTAATGCAGCCGGAGGAGCAAAAGCCCTACTTGACACCTTGTTCGACGAAGTTCCAGAAGAAAGCAAAGAGTTAATGAGCCTTGTCCAAGCGTCACTGTTTGGCCTTGTAGAAGAAATTAAGAAACAAAAACAACTACTGGCGCTTGAAAACAAAGAATACAGTCTCTCCATGATCACTTTACAAGGCATCGAGCTAATCAACCTTGTAGCAAACGAGTACCGCACACATCCTAAAGCATATGGGAAGAGAATAGTTGTTTCCCCCAACAGCGTCAACGTCCAGGTCTTATCAGACTACACTTTACTCATGCGCGTTATCATAAATATGGTCATCAATGCATTAGAAGCCACGTCTGAAAATGGTAGTATAACATTAGGACTAGACGATGACGGTGATTTTGCAAAATTTTGGGTAGCTAGTAGAAGAGTCATACCCGACCATGTCAAAGTCCAGATTTTCAAAAGATCCTTTTCAACAAAAGGACTAGACCGTGGACTTGGCACCTACTCCATAAAACTACTCACAGAGAATTATCTTAGTGGAAAAGTAGGCTTCACTTCAGAGGAACCTGACGGAACCGTGTTCTGGGTAAACATACCGAAATGCAACCAAGGTAAATAG
- a CDS encoding sensor histidine kinase — protein sequence MRYVLHGLIASLLVVASFFVLFSAYNDIKTQAVENLNTQQRILAKSAAKGIESYFATKKDLLQLMGSMPEVIDMNEEGKRILKNFFQQYTNEYHAISRVDERGEIIYSYPDEDQVGSDISSQQHVQKILSSHEPVLSSVFKSNQGLDVIALHVPVFEAERFVGSVAVLLPFDRIAKDFVSDIKIGKSGYALLLSQEGVELYCPFPGHVGEQISNTGEEYPSILAMASRMLKGEEGTAAYDFGMDKDENFKNLTKYAVFLPVKLDQTFWSISVVTPEREALDYIEGLRTHWIMALVLLFTASAYCGFLIVRAYFVVRKKTFELSDAAKELSEANVRLQEVDKIKSVFIESVSHELRTPMTSIMGFIKLISKDFWKNFKPFLDQNEKLKKKTERIMENLQIVEFEGERLTRLINDVLDSAKIESGRMKWDDQIFQINDVLWLAVSTIKGQLPIGVDVLYSNDNSSPWVKADPDRLMQVMMNLLSNAVKFTSNGYVSVSYESSLSNILTVTVKDTGVGIPDGDLEKVFDRFHQVQQDNDNESKPKGTGLGLSICKQVVDHYGGKIWVESELGKGSFFKFTFPQYIPEG from the coding sequence ATGCGTTATGTACTCCATGGACTAATCGCTAGCCTGCTAGTTGTTGCTAGCTTTTTTGTTTTGTTTTCTGCGTACAATGATATAAAAACACAGGCTGTCGAAAATCTTAATACGCAGCAAAGAATTCTCGCAAAATCTGCAGCTAAAGGGATAGAATCTTACTTTGCAACAAAGAAAGATTTACTGCAATTAATGGGATCTATGCCAGAAGTGATTGATATGAATGAAGAAGGGAAAAGGATTTTAAAGAACTTTTTTCAGCAATATACTAATGAATATCATGCGATAAGTCGAGTAGATGAACGTGGTGAAATTATCTATAGTTATCCAGATGAGGATCAAGTTGGATCTGATATTTCTAGCCAACAACATGTGCAAAAAATTTTATCTTCGCATGAGCCAGTGCTTAGCAGTGTTTTCAAATCAAATCAAGGTTTAGACGTAATAGCACTTCATGTGCCGGTTTTTGAAGCTGAACGATTCGTAGGATCAGTTGCAGTGTTGCTTCCATTTGATCGTATCGCGAAAGACTTTGTTTCAGATATAAAGATTGGAAAATCAGGGTATGCTTTGTTGCTTTCGCAAGAAGGGGTCGAATTGTATTGTCCTTTTCCAGGGCATGTTGGTGAACAAATTTCGAATACAGGCGAAGAGTACCCATCTATTTTGGCAATGGCTTCCAGAATGTTAAAGGGTGAAGAGGGGACTGCTGCATATGACTTTGGTATGGATAAAGATGAAAATTTCAAAAATTTAACAAAATATGCAGTGTTTCTGCCTGTTAAGTTAGACCAGACATTCTGGTCTATCTCTGTTGTTACGCCAGAAAGAGAAGCCTTGGATTATATTGAAGGGCTTAGAACTCATTGGATTATGGCCCTAGTGCTTCTCTTTACAGCGTCTGCATATTGTGGTTTTTTAATCGTAAGAGCATACTTTGTAGTGCGGAAGAAAACATTTGAACTATCCGATGCAGCGAAAGAATTGAGTGAAGCAAATGTGCGATTGCAGGAAGTTGACAAAATTAAGTCAGTATTTATAGAATCAGTTTCGCATGAATTGCGAACGCCAATGACGTCAATCATGGGTTTTATAAAGCTTATTTCTAAGGATTTTTGGAAAAACTTCAAGCCATTTCTTGATCAGAATGAAAAACTTAAAAAAAAGACAGAAAGAATCATGGAGAATCTTCAAATTGTCGAGTTCGAAGGAGAGCGGCTGACACGGTTAATCAATGATGTCCTTGATTCTGCAAAAATCGAGTCTGGAAGGATGAAGTGGGATGATCAAATTTTCCAGATAAACGACGTATTGTGGTTGGCCGTTAGTACGATCAAGGGGCAGTTGCCAATCGGGGTCGATGTTCTTTATTCTAATGATAATTCTTCGCCGTGGGTTAAAGCAGACCCAGATCGCTTGATGCAAGTAATGATGAATCTCCTGAGTAATGCTGTAAAGTTTACGAGTAACGGATATGTCTCGGTAAGTTATGAGAGTAGCTTAAGCAATATTTTGACGGTGACTGTGAAAGATACAGGTGTTGGAATCCCTGATGGAGACTTAGAAAAAGTATTTGATAGATTTCATCAAGTTCAACAAGATAATGATAATGAAAGTAAGCCAAAAGGAACTGGGCTGGGTCTGTCTATTTGTAAGCAAGTAGTAGACCACTATGGTGGGAAAATCTGGGTAGAATCCGAGTTAGGTAAGGGCAGCTTTTTCAAATTCACATTCCCCCAGTATATTCCAGAAGGTTAG
- a CDS encoding response regulator, producing MGDRFYKILLVDDSEANRALVEMYLEDHPYSVACTSNGYGALKCFESDLYDCILMDVEMPGMNGFEVVEKMRAIESQNGAGETPVIFLTAHDRCQYIDKIGKVSSSILLTKPIRRIDLLKNVHEMIVNH from the coding sequence ATGGGAGATCGTTTTTATAAGATTTTGCTTGTTGATGATTCTGAGGCGAACCGAGCTCTTGTTGAAATGTATCTCGAAGATCATCCTTATTCTGTTGCTTGCACTTCAAACGGGTATGGCGCGTTAAAGTGTTTTGAAAGTGATCTTTACGATTGCATCTTGATGGATGTCGAAATGCCTGGAATGAATGGTTTTGAAGTTGTTGAAAAAATGAGGGCCATTGAGTCTCAAAATGGTGCTGGTGAAACGCCTGTAATTTTTTTGACAGCACATGATCGGTGTCAGTACATAGACAAAATAGGTAAAGTATCTAGTTCGATATTGCTTACTAAGCCTATTCGGCGTATTGATCTGTTAAAGAATGTGCATGAAATGATTGTAAATCACTAA
- a CDS encoding methyl-accepting chemotaxis protein, which produces MRFSDLKIKTKIMTGALALVLITVIFGGLAYTYIGKVSSALIGITDRDAKAVEYATGVERMALNTIMEEKNYLISQSDEAHLRAEQNVKELNSFLDKVDEIARANNIDTLLEKSKIARSETAKYAEKYREGVKSIKENRDAVKEMVRTGNIVGDAAAKFLSMQVSAYTKAQKDGADPATLDKYVQRYIITTNIYELALKIMRAEKEEVNYKDRKSYASMQKMLPELMELYNKLEKITTDPSETQLIKDARTATLIYEKAAASWIKNDDNLNLILQSMSTMGLNVIKQAQAAEEAGYKKLEDAKKAAQATSAEADTIIISTIATAIVLGLAIAFWLASIISRPIIKGVTFAKAVAEGDFNQTLDINQKDEIGVLADALRTMVKELKNKIEYADGVINGITVPCVIGDSSGNILLANQPVIDFFEKNGSPKDFVGTSMGFFVYNDKNKKTITQQALEEKRIIKMDRVEMKTTTGKEKIVNVDASPIYDYNHNVVAGITLFNDVTEVVLQQKLAERAKAEGMLQAAQQLESVVEIVTSASEQLSAQIEQSSRGSEEQARSISETATAMEEMNATVLEVAKNASNAAGTADQAKNKAEEGARAVSQVVKGIGQVQNQSQEMKIDMDNLGKQAEGIGQILNVISDIADQTNLLALNAAIEAARAGDAGRGFAVVADEVRKLAEKTMTATKEVGNAIRGIQDGTKKNIENVERTGKNIEEVTNLATNSGDALRQIVTLAEKTTDQVRSIAAASEQQSSTSEEINRSIESVNRVSSETADAMRQSAQAVGELANQAQVLKRLIDEMKSDGGSGTKELPEGKKPLALGRG; this is translated from the coding sequence ATGCGCTTCAGTGACTTGAAAATCAAAACGAAAATCATGACTGGGGCGCTAGCGCTTGTACTCATAACCGTTATATTCGGCGGCTTAGCCTATACATATATCGGCAAAGTATCCTCTGCCCTTATAGGTATAACCGACCGTGACGCTAAAGCGGTAGAATACGCTACCGGTGTCGAGCGCATGGCCCTCAATACTATCATGGAGGAAAAAAATTATCTTATCAGTCAATCGGATGAAGCACATCTACGGGCCGAACAAAACGTCAAAGAGCTTAATTCATTTCTTGACAAAGTGGATGAAATTGCACGTGCAAACAACATCGACACCCTCTTAGAAAAGTCCAAGATTGCTCGGTCTGAAACAGCAAAATACGCTGAAAAATATAGAGAAGGAGTAAAATCGATTAAAGAAAATCGTGATGCAGTAAAAGAAATGGTTCGCACCGGCAATATCGTCGGAGATGCAGCCGCTAAATTTTTGTCGATGCAGGTATCAGCTTATACCAAAGCTCAAAAAGATGGTGCAGATCCAGCTACTCTTGACAAATACGTACAGCGCTACATAATCACCACAAACATATACGAGCTTGCTCTCAAAATCATGCGCGCCGAAAAAGAGGAAGTGAACTATAAAGACAGAAAATCTTACGCATCGATGCAAAAGATGCTCCCGGAGTTAATGGAGCTCTACAACAAACTGGAAAAGATCACCACCGACCCCAGCGAGACACAACTCATCAAAGATGCCAGAACAGCTACGCTGATTTATGAAAAGGCAGCAGCTTCATGGATAAAAAACGACGACAACTTAAATTTGATTTTACAATCGATGTCAACTATGGGGTTAAATGTTATCAAACAGGCACAAGCAGCAGAAGAAGCAGGCTACAAAAAGCTTGAAGATGCGAAAAAAGCAGCTCAAGCTACAAGCGCGGAAGCTGACACAATAATCATTTCAACAATAGCAACCGCAATAGTTCTTGGGCTGGCTATCGCATTTTGGTTAGCGTCAATAATTAGCAGGCCAATAATTAAGGGAGTCACGTTTGCCAAGGCTGTCGCAGAAGGTGATTTCAACCAAACTCTTGATATTAATCAAAAAGACGAAATCGGCGTTTTAGCTGATGCGCTGAGAACCATGGTCAAAGAGCTGAAAAATAAAATCGAGTACGCCGATGGCGTCATAAATGGCATAACCGTTCCGTGTGTGATTGGTGACTCATCTGGCAACATCCTACTCGCCAACCAACCTGTCATAGATTTCTTTGAAAAGAATGGCTCCCCAAAAGATTTTGTCGGAACCAGCATGGGCTTCTTTGTCTACAATGATAAAAACAAAAAAACCATTACCCAACAAGCCCTAGAAGAAAAGCGCATTATCAAGATGGATCGCGTCGAAATGAAGACAACGACTGGCAAAGAAAAAATTGTCAACGTTGATGCTTCTCCTATTTACGACTACAACCATAATGTTGTAGCCGGGATAACATTATTTAACGACGTAACAGAAGTCGTACTTCAGCAGAAATTAGCAGAAAGAGCAAAAGCTGAAGGCATGCTTCAAGCAGCTCAACAACTTGAAAGTGTTGTAGAGATCGTGACTTCCGCGTCTGAACAATTATCAGCACAGATTGAACAATCAAGCAGAGGATCAGAAGAACAAGCACGCAGTATTTCAGAAACCGCGACAGCGATGGAAGAAATGAACGCAACAGTGCTTGAAGTAGCTAAAAATGCATCGAACGCGGCTGGTACAGCTGATCAGGCAAAAAACAAAGCTGAAGAAGGTGCACGGGCGGTAAGTCAAGTTGTTAAGGGCATTGGTCAAGTCCAAAATCAATCCCAAGAAATGAAAATTGATATGGACAATTTGGGTAAGCAAGCCGAGGGAATCGGACAGATTCTTAATGTCATCTCTGACATTGCTGACCAGACCAACCTCTTGGCACTTAATGCAGCCATTGAAGCTGCCCGGGCCGGTGACGCCGGACGTGGATTCGCAGTTGTCGCTGATGAAGTCAGGAAACTGGCGGAAAAAACCATGACCGCAACCAAGGAAGTCGGGAACGCGATCCGGGGCATCCAGGACGGTACCAAGAAGAACATTGAAAACGTAGAGCGCACCGGGAAGAATATTGAAGAGGTCACAAACCTTGCGACAAACTCCGGAGATGCCTTACGACAAATTGTCACCTTGGCTGAAAAAACTACGGATCAGGTTAGGTCGATTGCCGCTGCATCTGAACAGCAATCTTCTACGAGCGAAGAAATTAATCGTAGCATTGAATCTGTAAATCGGGTTTCTTCGGAAACTGCCGATGCCATGAGACAATCTGCTCAAGCTGTGGGTGAATTGGCGAATCAGGCCCAGGTCCTTAAGCGTCTTATTGATGAAATGAAATCAGATGGTGGTTCTGGCACTAAAGAACTTCCTGAAGGAAAGAAGCCGCTGGCATTAGGAAGAGGGTAA
- a CDS encoding tyrosine-type recombinase/integrase → MKVEPITNAKDIKSIKKLLADQPRNRLLFILGINTGLRVQDILGLKVGDIKHAKIGDRVVLREKKTQKENVFMVNKDIKDALDDYLKTIDAKDDHFLFKSRKGSNYAITTYAVTMYVQQWCDAIHLPGNYGAHTLRKTWCYHQRKTYGTSWEVIAKRLNHSSPSITRRYIGVKEEEVEEVLMKSI, encoded by the coding sequence ATGAAGGTCGAACCCATAACTAATGCGAAGGACATCAAGAGCATTAAGAAGCTCTTGGCAGATCAACCACGCAACAGATTACTCTTCATTCTCGGCATCAACACTGGTCTTCGAGTTCAAGATATATTGGGCTTGAAGGTTGGTGACATAAAACATGCTAAGATAGGCGACCGGGTAGTTTTGCGTGAAAAGAAGACGCAAAAAGAAAACGTTTTCATGGTCAACAAGGACATTAAGGATGCTCTTGACGACTACTTGAAGACAATTGATGCAAAGGATGACCATTTCCTGTTTAAGAGCCGGAAAGGGAGTAACTACGCAATTACGACATACGCTGTGACAATGTACGTGCAGCAATGGTGCGATGCAATCCACCTTCCTGGCAACTATGGGGCGCACACGTTAAGAAAAACTTGGTGCTATCACCAGCGGAAAACCTACGGCACTTCATGGGAGGTCATAGCAAAAAGACTAAACCACAGCAGCCCGAGTATCACAAGAAGATATATCGGAGTGAAGGAGGAAGAAGTTGAAGAAGTTTTGATGAAATCCATCTAA